GTTGTTGTCGCGGATGTGAACGGGGAGAGCATCACCGCAGATGATGTTTTCGTGGCGCTGCTCGTTCAGGGGAAACCGACGCTCACAAAGCAAGAAGGGGAAGGCGTCCTTCGTGCTGTGGTCGAGCAGCTGGTCGATCAGCGCATCGTCCTGCAGCGGTTTCGGGAGAGCAGCCAGCCGGTGGACGAGCAAGAGGTGGAGACCCACATGGTGGTGATCGCCCAGCAATTCAGGCCCGGCGAGTTGGACGCCATGCTGAAGGAAGAGGGAATCGAAAAGAAAAAGTGGATTCAGGCGGTCCGCGAAGCGCTGGAATTCGAGCATCTTCTGAGCCGGGAGGTCTATTCGAAGTTGACGGTGAGCGATGCGGAGGTTCAGGCCGACTACGAGAAAAACCGGAAAAACTTTGAGCGGGGAAGGCGGTGGCGGGTCCGCCAGATTGTCGTGGACGCCGAGGAAAAAGCCCTTCGGCTCCGGAAACTCGTCCAGGGCGGCGCCTCCTTTGCCCAGTTGGCCGAGGAGCATTCCGCCGGGCCCGAGCGGAATCGGGGCGGGGATATTGGTGTTTTCTCTCTGGGCCAGCTCCCGGAGAGCATCGAAAAAGTGATTGGTGCCCTCCAGGGAAACGAAGTAAGCCGCCCC
The genomic region above belongs to bacterium and contains:
- a CDS encoding peptidyl-prolyl cis-trans isomerase; translated protein: MWTEWCRRWAAGLAAASVILVGGCGDAPESAKKKEKVVVADVNGESITADDVFVALLVQGKPTLTKQEGEGVLRAVVEQLVDQRIVLQRFRESSQPVDEQEVETHMVVIAQQFRPGELDAMLKEEGIEKKKWIQAVREALEFEHLLSREVYSKLTVSDAEVQADYEKNRKNFERGRRWRVRQIVVDAEEKALRLRKLVQGGASFAQLAEEHSAGPERNRGGDIGVFSLGQLPESIEKVIGALQGNEVSRPVQTSAGYHIFQVTERRMAGVLPLSTVQEQIRTEILTAKGRLRLKDWISRLKSKSHIKYHWSNLRHVLPD